One stretch of Methylococcus capsulatus DNA includes these proteins:
- a CDS encoding DUF2309 domain-containing protein, with protein sequence MSQPSGAAPTDVKTRLAEAVRRMEHVLPGQAPLRDFVHHNTLHGFQHLPFATALEEAERLTGIRGYLPESQFRVLYRQGRIDDADLDAVLDRHLGGGGEEILAVTGGGEPIIRRQIHRLRLTVDLEPLDPARFTWMVDELEALDRFDPEVPAEARRRLMESAKLGRQDAVASRRLVRDLWEACLERLGLDERAAAHPEDLMEYAIAQAEALYADFKADSSGSGLSALHRAMREEARALLAEEIDAVGRERTLRGFILNLTGQDVLDPVRPQLIRHCASYLDEGLAAWHAPDRAHGFYTAWKLSMRYGAERGLGEVPLDHTELDGLPDDPAEAVVFELEQRGIPQPYWEGYLERLALELPGWSGMMNWRAHHPTYRANRTAPASLMDYLAVRLILDRCYLRRICSETWGIGGHVGELARYFERHLSEFVVRHALYRGDLPEFLAATCADLVRRAGSERADRKPWRVAADMIFSWRHAPGGGQDFRFGFHGSGWRLFKLAQHLGLSAHDVRALSAGEIARLLRALDELTPARRGYLWLCAYERHYREPLFNALVNNHGRGRWAVRDERPQAQIVFCMDDREEGLRRHLEELNPAVETLGGAGFFGIPMHWRGLDDAEPTALCPIVVTPSHEVREIPRPGAEATRQLRDRRRGAIRFLGRIFHQEIRRNLFGSHLLIDLVAPVVAAGLIAQILLPRRAAKFFRRLVELWMPEVPTTLAVNAADDAAPASPERPRPGLTAVEQADGVAAFLLNIGLIRGFAPIIVLMGHGSASRNNPHLAAYDCGACSGRHGGPNARVFAAMANRPEVRAQLAQRGLPIPDDTWFVGAEHNTCSEEITWFDVQDIPPLNRIGWHALAAQLDEVCRLSAQERCRRFASAPKRLSQGRALRHVIARSVDFSQARPELGHATNAAALIGRRSVSRGLFLDRRVFLISYDPTHDPEGRILEGILLVAGPVGAGINLEYYFSTVNNERYGCGSKVAHNVTGLFGIMEGTASDLRTGLPRQMAEVHEAMRLQIVVEQTPEILMAIYRRQPPIRELVGNGWILLSAYHPVDGTISVFDPERGFVPWTGMMAEMALCDRSADWFEGHAEPLPPALIAV encoded by the coding sequence ATGAGCCAGCCGAGCGGCGCCGCCCCAACTGACGTCAAGACGCGCCTGGCCGAGGCCGTCCGGCGCATGGAACACGTGCTGCCGGGTCAGGCGCCACTCCGGGATTTTGTGCATCACAATACGCTGCACGGCTTCCAGCACTTGCCTTTCGCAACCGCGCTGGAGGAGGCCGAGCGGCTCACCGGTATCCGCGGCTATCTGCCGGAAAGCCAATTCCGCGTGCTGTACCGGCAAGGCCGCATCGATGATGCCGACCTCGATGCGGTACTCGATCGGCACCTGGGGGGCGGAGGTGAGGAAATTCTCGCCGTGACCGGCGGCGGCGAGCCGATCATCCGCCGGCAGATCCATCGTCTGCGGCTGACAGTGGATCTCGAGCCCTTGGATCCCGCCCGTTTCACCTGGATGGTCGATGAACTCGAGGCACTCGACCGCTTCGATCCGGAAGTTCCGGCCGAAGCCCGGCGCCGCCTCATGGAGTCCGCCAAGCTCGGCCGCCAGGACGCCGTGGCCTCGCGCCGGCTGGTGCGGGATCTGTGGGAAGCCTGTCTGGAGCGGCTGGGCCTGGACGAACGCGCCGCGGCGCATCCGGAAGACTTGATGGAATACGCCATCGCCCAGGCCGAAGCACTGTATGCCGATTTCAAGGCCGACTCCTCCGGCAGTGGCCTTTCGGCGTTGCATCGCGCCATGCGCGAGGAGGCGCGTGCCTTGCTCGCCGAAGAGATCGATGCCGTAGGCCGGGAGCGGACCCTCCGTGGCTTCATACTGAATCTGACCGGGCAGGACGTGCTCGACCCGGTGCGGCCCCAGCTCATCCGTCACTGCGCTTCATATCTCGACGAAGGGCTGGCGGCCTGGCATGCTCCCGACCGAGCGCATGGCTTCTACACCGCATGGAAGCTTTCCATGCGGTATGGTGCCGAACGGGGGCTTGGCGAGGTACCGCTGGACCACACCGAGCTGGACGGTCTGCCCGACGATCCGGCCGAGGCGGTCGTCTTCGAACTCGAGCAGCGCGGCATCCCCCAGCCTTACTGGGAAGGCTATCTGGAACGCCTGGCGCTGGAGCTGCCCGGCTGGTCCGGAATGATGAACTGGCGGGCCCACCACCCGACCTATCGGGCCAACCGGACTGCGCCCGCGAGTCTGATGGACTATCTGGCGGTCCGTCTCATCCTGGACCGCTGCTATCTTCGCCGGATCTGTTCGGAAACCTGGGGCATCGGAGGCCACGTCGGCGAACTGGCACGCTATTTCGAGCGACATCTTTCGGAGTTCGTGGTGCGTCACGCCTTGTACCGCGGTGATTTGCCGGAATTCCTGGCCGCGACTTGCGCCGATTTGGTACGGCGCGCCGGCAGCGAGCGCGCCGACAGGAAACCCTGGCGTGTCGCCGCCGACATGATTTTTTCCTGGCGCCATGCGCCGGGTGGGGGGCAGGACTTCCGCTTTGGCTTCCATGGCAGCGGCTGGCGGCTGTTCAAGCTGGCCCAACATCTGGGCCTTTCGGCGCATGATGTCCGGGCATTGTCGGCCGGTGAAATCGCTCGGCTGCTCCGCGCCTTGGACGAATTGACGCCCGCACGCCGCGGTTACCTCTGGCTGTGCGCCTACGAACGCCACTACCGCGAGCCTCTCTTCAACGCGCTGGTGAACAACCACGGCCGCGGCCGTTGGGCTGTCCGTGACGAGCGCCCCCAAGCGCAGATCGTGTTCTGCATGGATGACCGGGAAGAGGGACTCCGCCGCCATCTGGAGGAACTGAACCCGGCCGTGGAGACCCTGGGGGGCGCCGGATTTTTCGGAATCCCCATGCACTGGCGGGGACTGGACGATGCCGAACCCACGGCTCTGTGCCCGATTGTCGTCACACCCTCCCATGAGGTGCGCGAGATTCCCCGCCCCGGTGCGGAAGCGACTCGACAATTACGCGACCGGCGGCGGGGAGCCATCCGGTTTCTCGGCCGGATCTTCCACCAGGAGATCCGGCGTAACCTGTTCGGCTCCCACCTGCTGATCGACCTGGTGGCCCCGGTCGTCGCGGCTGGTTTGATCGCGCAGATCCTGCTGCCGCGCCGCGCGGCTAAGTTTTTCCGGCGGCTGGTGGAACTCTGGATGCCCGAAGTGCCGACCACGCTGGCTGTGAATGCGGCGGACGACGCGGCTCCGGCCAGTCCGGAGCGGCCCCGCCCGGGACTGACCGCGGTCGAACAGGCGGACGGGGTGGCGGCTTTCCTGCTGAACATCGGCCTGATCCGGGGCTTCGCTCCCATCATCGTGCTGATGGGACACGGCTCTGCCAGCCGGAACAATCCGCATCTTGCGGCATACGACTGTGGCGCCTGTAGCGGGCGCCACGGCGGCCCCAATGCGCGGGTGTTCGCGGCCATGGCGAACCGGCCCGAAGTCCGGGCGCAACTGGCGCAGCGGGGCTTGCCCATCCCGGATGACACCTGGTTCGTCGGTGCCGAGCACAACACCTGTAGCGAGGAAATCACCTGGTTCGACGTACAGGACATTCCCCCTTTGAACCGTATCGGTTGGCATGCCTTGGCGGCGCAGCTGGACGAGGTCTGCCGCCTTTCGGCCCAGGAGCGCTGCCGCCGTTTCGCCTCGGCGCCCAAACGGCTCTCGCAAGGCCGGGCGCTGCGCCATGTCATCGCGCGCTCGGTGGATTTCAGTCAGGCCCGGCCGGAACTGGGCCATGCGACCAATGCCGCTGCTCTGATCGGCAGGCGTTCGGTCAGCCGGGGTCTGTTCCTGGACCGCCGGGTGTTCCTGATCTCCTATGATCCGACCCATGATCCGGAAGGTCGCATCCTGGAAGGCATCCTGCTCGTGGCGGGTCCCGTGGGGGCGGGTATCAACCTCGAATACTATTTTTCCACGGTGAACAACGAGCGCTATGGCTGCGGTTCCAAGGTCGCCCACAACGTGACCGGGCTGTTCGGCATCATGGAAGGCACCGCCAGCGATCTGCGCACCGGTCTGCCGCGGCAGATGGCCGAAGTCCACGAAGCCATGCGGCTGCAGATCGTCGTGGAGCAGACACCGGAAATCCTGATGGCGATCTATCGCCGCCAGCCGCCGATCCGGGAACTGGTCGGCAACGGCTGGATCCTGTTGTCTGCCTATCACCCGGTGGACGGTACGATCTCGGTGTTCGATCCAGAGCGGGGCTTCGTTCCCTGGACCGGCATGATGGCTGAAATGGCGCTGTGCGACCGTTCGGCCGACTGGTTTGAAGGCCACGCCGAGCCGCTGCCCCCCGCCTTGATCGCCGTCTGA
- the gltX gene encoding glutamate--tRNA ligase translates to MPPIKTRFAPSPTGLIHLGNARTALLSALGGDVFVLRIEDTDLERSRAEFVAELIDDLRWLGLDWQEGPRSAEPDPRWYQSQRGEIYANYYQLLEEKNLAYPCFCTPLELEVSRRTQLSSGRPPRYSGRCAHLSAEEIQRKRDEGLAATLRFRVPKDRVVEFEDEVRGPQHFAGEDIGDFIIRRADGSPAFFFCNAIDDALMGITRVLRGEDHLANTPRQLMILAALDLPTPRYAHISLIVGDDGAPLSKRNGSRSIKQLREEGYFPEAVVNMLARLGHHYDSEELLGLTALRAGFDIRRLGRSPARFDVSHLDHWQSLAVRGANDDALWHWLHTETRAMVPAAHRADFLDIVRSNCLFPKQADAWARILFTDELELTADIAAVAQSAGEAFYLAAIDAATESPDDFAAFLTGLKRRSGAKGKHLFLPLRAALTGCLDGPELAKIYQILDKPRLHRRLAEFTYESE, encoded by the coding sequence ATGCCCCCCATCAAGACGCGATTCGCGCCCAGCCCGACCGGGCTGATCCATCTCGGCAATGCGCGCACCGCCCTGCTCAGCGCTCTCGGAGGCGACGTCTTCGTCCTCAGGATCGAAGACACCGACCTCGAACGCAGCCGTGCCGAATTCGTCGCCGAACTGATCGACGACCTGCGCTGGCTCGGCCTGGACTGGCAGGAAGGACCGCGCAGCGCCGAACCGGATCCGCGTTGGTATCAATCGCAGCGCGGCGAGATCTATGCAAACTATTACCAGCTCCTGGAGGAAAAAAACCTGGCCTATCCCTGTTTCTGCACCCCACTGGAACTCGAGGTCTCGCGGAGGACCCAGCTGAGTTCCGGCCGGCCGCCGCGTTATTCGGGACGGTGCGCCCATCTCTCGGCAGAGGAAATCCAGCGCAAACGGGATGAAGGGCTGGCCGCGACCCTGCGCTTTAGGGTACCGAAAGATCGGGTGGTGGAATTCGAGGACGAAGTCCGCGGGCCGCAGCACTTCGCCGGCGAGGACATCGGCGACTTCATCATCCGCCGCGCCGACGGCAGCCCCGCCTTCTTTTTCTGCAATGCCATCGACGATGCGCTGATGGGCATCACGCGGGTACTGCGCGGCGAAGATCACCTCGCCAACACCCCGCGCCAGCTCATGATCCTCGCCGCCCTGGACTTGCCCACGCCACGCTACGCCCACATCTCGCTCATCGTCGGCGACGACGGCGCCCCGCTGTCCAAGCGCAACGGCAGCCGGAGCATCAAGCAGCTGCGCGAGGAAGGCTATTTCCCCGAAGCCGTGGTCAACATGCTGGCCCGGCTCGGCCACCATTACGACAGCGAGGAACTGCTTGGGCTCACCGCGCTGCGGGCCGGCTTCGACATTCGCCGGCTGGGCCGCTCGCCGGCGCGTTTCGACGTGTCCCACCTGGACCACTGGCAGAGCCTGGCGGTACGCGGCGCCAACGACGATGCCCTCTGGCATTGGCTCCATACCGAAACCCGGGCCATGGTACCGGCAGCTCACCGCGCCGATTTCCTGGACATCGTCCGCAGTAACTGCCTGTTCCCCAAACAGGCCGACGCCTGGGCCCGGATCCTGTTCACCGACGAGCTGGAACTGACGGCCGACATCGCCGCCGTGGCGCAGTCGGCCGGTGAGGCGTTTTACCTGGCGGCCATCGATGCCGCAACGGAATCCCCGGACGACTTCGCCGCCTTCCTGACTGGGCTCAAGCGGCGCAGCGGCGCCAAAGGCAAACACCTGTTCCTGCCGCTGCGGGCGGCGCTGACCGGCTGCCTGGACGGACCGGAGCTGGCAAAGATCTATCAGATTCTCGACAAGCCGCGCCTGCACCGCAGGCTGGCCGAATTCACCTACGAATCGGAATGA
- the cysS gene encoding cysteine--tRNA ligase — MLKIYNSLTRQKEEFRPIEPGRVRMYVCGMTVYDYCHLGHARVMVVFDMVARYLRHLGLKVTYVRNVTDIDDKIIRRAAENGETIGALTARFIEAMHEDERALGVLPPDHEPRATESIADILAMIGTLIERGHAYVGSNGDVFYAVASFRNYGRLSGKNLEELRAGERIEVDEAKRDPLDFVLWKSAKPGEPFWESPWGPGRPGWHIECSAMSTRCLGAHFDIHGGGMDLQFPHHENEIAQSEGATGEHFVNYWMHNGFVRINEEKMSKSLGNFFTVREILARYRPEVVRFFILNSHYRSPLNYSDENLDEAGAALSRLYTALRGLDPALPLPLGENRGEVFSARFADAMHDDFNTPEAIAVLFDLAREINRHKAAEPAKAAALGATLKSLGGVLGLLQADPEAFFKGDAADSSLSDADIEALIQARLEARKAKNWAESDRIRDELKAQGIILEDSAAGTTWRRE; from the coding sequence ATGCTCAAGATTTACAATAGCCTGACCCGACAGAAGGAGGAATTCCGCCCCATCGAGCCGGGCCGTGTCCGCATGTACGTATGCGGCATGACGGTGTACGACTACTGCCATCTGGGGCATGCCCGGGTCATGGTGGTGTTCGACATGGTGGCCCGCTACCTGCGGCACTTGGGGCTAAAAGTGACCTATGTCCGCAACGTCACCGACATCGATGACAAAATCATCAGGCGGGCGGCGGAAAACGGGGAGACCATCGGCGCGCTGACGGCCCGCTTCATCGAGGCGATGCACGAAGACGAGCGCGCGCTGGGCGTGCTGCCGCCCGATCACGAACCGCGCGCCACCGAGTCCATCGCGGACATCCTGGCGATGATCGGCACACTGATCGAGCGCGGCCATGCCTATGTCGGCAGTAACGGCGACGTGTTCTACGCGGTGGCGAGCTTCCGGAACTACGGCCGGTTGTCGGGCAAGAATTTGGAAGAGCTGCGGGCGGGCGAACGAATTGAAGTGGACGAAGCCAAACGTGATCCGCTGGACTTCGTACTCTGGAAATCGGCCAAGCCGGGCGAACCGTTCTGGGAATCCCCCTGGGGTCCGGGCCGTCCCGGCTGGCACATCGAATGCTCGGCCATGTCGACCCGCTGCCTGGGCGCCCATTTCGACATCCACGGGGGCGGCATGGACCTGCAGTTCCCCCACCACGAAAACGAGATCGCCCAGTCGGAAGGGGCGACCGGCGAGCATTTCGTCAACTACTGGATGCACAACGGCTTCGTGCGGATCAACGAGGAGAAGATGTCCAAATCGCTGGGCAACTTCTTCACCGTGCGCGAGATACTGGCCCGCTACCGGCCGGAGGTGGTGCGTTTCTTCATCCTCAACAGCCATTACCGCAGCCCACTGAACTATTCGGACGAAAACCTCGACGAGGCCGGCGCGGCACTGTCGCGCCTTTACACCGCATTGCGCGGCCTGGATCCGGCTCTCCCCCTTCCCCTGGGAGAGAACCGGGGCGAGGTTTTTTCCGCCCGCTTCGCCGACGCCATGCACGACGACTTCAACACACCAGAAGCCATCGCCGTGCTCTTCGATCTGGCACGGGAAATCAACCGGCACAAGGCGGCGGAGCCGGCCAAGGCCGCGGCATTGGGCGCGACACTGAAGTCCCTGGGAGGCGTGTTGGGTTTGTTGCAGGCCGACCCGGAAGCCTTTTTCAAGGGCGATGCCGCAGATTCGAGCTTGAGCGATGCAGACATCGAGGCACTGATCCAGGCGCGCCTTGAGGCCCGCAAAGCCAAGAACTGGGCCGAATCCGACCGCATCCGGGACGAACTCAAGGCCCAGGGGATCATCCTGGAGGACTCCGCCGCCGGCACGACCTGGCGGCGCGAATGA
- a CDS encoding complex I subunit 4 family protein, whose amino-acid sequence MKILSCLLWTPLAGALVLAFLPQRSHRQSCSIALGFSGLTLLLTLLVASRFETTLPDIQFGEMLPWNPGMGSFYALGVDGFSLPMVLLSAFLCVVALLAGRGGVRPRGYYVAFLSLEFGMLGVFLARDWALFYLFWELTLIPLFFLIDQWGGQRRHGAALNFVLYTMGGSVFMLIALLMVYTASTEHSTLMDSMQSTARGLPHGRQVLIFLGLLIGFGVKMPVFPLHGWLPLAHVEAPGPISILLSGVLLKMGAYGLIRACAMLPDAVLLMQPWLAAIALIGIVYGALLAWRQSDLKAMVAYSSVSHMGFVLLGLATLNPVGLTGAVMQMTAHGLVAAALFLLIGLLYERTHTRELADYGALGRTAPSFAAFTVVALLASMGLPGSASFVAELHAMLGGFQSFGAWMLVASFGVLVGGAYALRSVAALVAGPAKPAMSGLADMRPAEFAGALSLAAAIVWLGLAPAAMLDLSRVSIGHYLAAFQPEFL is encoded by the coding sequence GTGAAAATCTTGAGCTGCCTCCTCTGGACGCCTCTCGCAGGCGCTCTGGTGCTGGCCTTCCTGCCGCAACGTTCACACCGGCAGTCCTGCAGCATTGCTCTGGGATTCAGCGGACTGACCCTGCTGTTGACGCTGCTCGTCGCCAGCCGTTTCGAGACGACTTTGCCGGACATCCAGTTCGGCGAAATGCTGCCCTGGAATCCCGGCATGGGCAGTTTCTATGCTTTGGGAGTCGATGGTTTCTCGCTGCCCATGGTGCTGCTGTCGGCCTTCCTCTGCGTCGTGGCCTTGCTGGCAGGACGGGGTGGCGTCCGGCCGCGCGGCTATTACGTCGCTTTCCTGAGCCTGGAGTTCGGGATGCTGGGTGTGTTCCTCGCCCGTGACTGGGCGTTGTTCTACCTGTTCTGGGAGCTGACGCTGATCCCGCTGTTCTTTCTGATCGATCAGTGGGGCGGCCAGCGCAGGCACGGCGCCGCCCTGAATTTCGTGCTCTACACCATGGGCGGCTCGGTGTTCATGCTGATCGCCCTGCTCATGGTCTACACCGCCTCCACCGAGCATTCGACCCTGATGGATTCGATGCAGTCCACGGCCCGGGGGCTGCCGCACGGCCGCCAGGTCTTGATCTTCCTCGGCCTCCTCATCGGCTTCGGCGTGAAGATGCCGGTATTTCCCCTGCACGGCTGGCTGCCGCTGGCGCATGTCGAGGCGCCCGGTCCCATCAGCATTCTGCTGTCCGGTGTCTTGCTGAAGATGGGGGCTTACGGCCTGATCCGCGCCTGTGCCATGCTGCCGGACGCGGTGCTCCTGATGCAGCCGTGGCTGGCGGCGATCGCCCTGATCGGGATTGTGTACGGTGCGCTGCTGGCCTGGCGCCAGAGCGACCTGAAGGCCATGGTTGCCTATTCCTCGGTCAGCCACATGGGCTTCGTGCTGCTGGGGCTCGCTACGCTGAACCCGGTGGGTCTGACCGGCGCGGTGATGCAGATGACCGCCCACGGCCTGGTCGCGGCTGCGCTGTTTCTTTTGATCGGCCTCCTGTATGAACGCACCCATACCCGCGAACTCGCCGATTACGGAGCCCTGGGCCGAACCGCGCCCAGCTTCGCGGCGTTTACCGTGGTGGCTCTGCTGGCTTCTATGGGGCTGCCCGGTTCGGCCAGCTTCGTTGCCGAATTGCATGCAATGCTCGGCGGCTTCCAGAGTTTCGGTGCCTGGATGCTGGTCGCCAGCTTCGGGGTGCTGGTCGGCGGTGCCTATGCGCTGCGGAGTGTCGCCGCGCTGGTTGCCGGGCCGGCCAAACCGGCGATGTCCGGCTTGGCAGATATGCGCCCGGCGGAATTCGCCGGTGCGCTCTCCCTGGCTGCGGCCATCGTCTGGCTCGGTCTCGCCCCGGCTGCGATGCTCGATCTGAGCAGGGTTTCGATCGGTCATTATCTGGCAGCCTTCCAGCCCGAATTCCTTTGA